A genomic stretch from Lathyrus oleraceus cultivar Zhongwan6 chromosome 2, CAAS_Psat_ZW6_1.0, whole genome shotgun sequence includes:
- the LOC127119972 gene encoding increased DNA methylation 1-like, whose amino-acid sequence MASRSSPPEINIKPEYCQEALIQWYRLAKLGDRKESFRRKDLVLKAKQHLLFLGWKVQYISKKCRWKMCYTSPTNRKHYFNLRRACKNCIKDEGYSVNNLSTTPQASPTNLISSATLPSKKRPRAFEETDELNFNKDYGASISSPVKKPIVTTTSTSEENEKHGCQSEPKFPDLVGNNGRRGKVIKMSVMEKTSEGYGKQGKVLNMSTRKRYTLVSWLINNKVLIPNTKVSCRGRNNIVKRGSLSIDGIVCDCCQITFPITKFEAHASCTRHRPSTSIMLDDGRSLLECQRDALSLRDQKNDHFVFGENVKQENDSVCSICGLGGSIILCDRCPSSFHIYCLNLDRVPDGDWFCPSCCCKICHQPKSKQECNAQNDNNILVCVQCEQKYHFGCVSYEGIGLWKMDRNTKNKNWFCSVVCGNIFLNLNKLLGKSIKVADNLTWTLVKNISTVVDDDEGDNDEGFTSNEFIRKESKLNAALSVLYESFDPTIDASSGRELIKDVVFSRGSKQRRLNFRGFCNVILEKKGEVISVATIRIYGQKVAEIVFVATKKKYRGHGMCRMLMNELEEQLSRLEVESLILHSSEEAINTWTKSFGFVTITGEDKRRFIDHTFLEFQNTIMCLKYLK is encoded by the coding sequence ATGGCTTCTCGCTCATCACCGCCCGAGATTAACATTAAACCTGAGTATTGTCAAGAAGCTCTTATTCAATGGTACCGCTTAGCCAAATTAGGAGATCGTAAGGAGAGCTTTCGTAGAAAGGATTTGGTTTTGAAAGCAAAACAACATCTTCTTTTTTTAGGTTGGAAAGTTCAGTATATTAGCAAAAAGTGTAGATGGAAAATGTGTTATACTTCTCCTACAAATCGTAAACACTATTTTAATCTTAGAAGAGCTTGCAAGAATTGTATTAAAGACGAAGGTTATTCCGTCAATAATCTTTCAACTACACCACAAGCATCCCCAACAAATTTAATATCTTCAGCCACATTACCGTCAAAAAAGAGACCAAGAGCTTTTGAAGAAACTGATGAATTGAATTTCAATAAGGATTATGGAGCCTCTATTTCCAGTCCTGTTAAAAAACCTATTGTgacaacaacatcaacatcagAGGAAAATGAGAAACATGGGTGTCAATCTGAACCAAAATTTCCTGATTTAGTGGGTAATAATGGTAGAAGAGGAAAGGTAATAAAGATGAGTGTAATGGAGAAGACTTCAGAGGGTTATGGAAAACAAGGGAAGGTATTAAATATGAGTACAAGGAAAAGGTATACACTTGTTTCTTGGTTGATAAATAATAAAGTTTTGATTCCGAATACTAAAGTTTCTTGTCGTGGTAGAAACAATATTGTTAAAAGAGGGAGTTTATCTATTGACGGTATAGTTTGCGATTGTTGTCAAATTACTTTTCCTATCACTAAATTTGAGGCTCATGCTAGTTGTACACGACATAGACCATCCACAAGTATCATGTTGGATGATGGAAGGTCATTGTTAGAATGTCAAAGGGATGCTCTGAGTTTGCGTGATCAAAAGAATGATCATTTTGTTTTCGGAGAAAATGTTAAACAAGAGAACGACAGTGTTTGTTCTATTTGTGGTCTTGGAGGTAGCATAATTCTTTGTGATCGATGTCCATCTTCATTCCATATTTATTGTTTAAATCTTGATCGAGTTCCAGATGGTGACTGGTTTTGTCCAAGTTGTTGCTGTAAAATATGTCATCAACCCAAATCCAAACAAGAATGCAATGCTCAGAATGATAATAATATTCTTGTTTGTGTTCAATGTGAGCAAAAGTATCACTTTGGGTGCGTAAGTTATGAAGGCATTGGATTATGGAAGATGGATAGAAATACTAAAAACAAAAATTGGTTTTGCAGTGTAGTTTGTGGAAACATATTTTTAAACTTAAATAAGTTGCTAGGGAAATCAATTAAGGTTGCAGATAATCTAACTTGGACGTTGGTGAAAAACATAAGTACTGTTGTAGATGATGATGAAGGAGATAATGATGAAGGTTTTACCTCTAATGAGTTTATTCGAAAGGAAAGTAAGTTGAATGCGGCTCTTAGTGTATTGTATGAGAGTTTTGACCCAACTATTGATGCTTCATCAGGAAGAGAGTTAATTAAAGATGTAGTTTTTAGTAGAGGCTCAAAACAAAGGCGCTTAAACTTTCGTGGTTTCTGTAATGTGATTTTAGAGAAAAAAGGCGAGGTGATTTCAGTGGCAACTATAAGGATTTATGGTCAAAAGGTTGCAGAGATTGTCTTCGTGGCAACCAAGAAAAAATATCGAGGGCATGGAATGTGTCGTATGTTGATGAATGAGCTTGAGGAGCAACTGTCTCGCTTAGAAGTTGAGAGCTTGATTTTGCATTCCTCTGAGGAAGCAATAAACACTTGGACAAAATCATTTGGTTTTGTTACGATAACTGGCGAAGATAAGCGTCGATTTATTGATCATACTTTTTTAGAATTTCAGAACACTATCATGTGCCTTAAATATCTCAAATAA